A single Candidatus Sulfotelmatobacter sp. DNA region contains:
- a CDS encoding CoA-acylating methylmalonate-semialdehyde dehydrogenase, with protein sequence MSTPREDTLAAPEAAETESAVRILHNFVGGKWQKSDATEFGDVRNPVNDELLARVPLGAASDVDRAVQAALKAFPLWRKTPPVNRVKPLFALKALMERRFDDIASTITLEHGKTLDESRSSVRRAIDNVDLAIGIPDRMMGTSLEDIAAGIDCHVVRQPLGVFAAITPFNFPAMVPMWFLPHAVACGNTFIVKPSERVPLSQIMLFELMHEAGFPEGVVNLVHGGRTTVDAILDHPGIAGVSFVGSTPVAHYIYKRAADKGKRVQALGGAKNFVVVMPDAEMDRTAQVSTESCFGCAGERCLANSVVLAVGDAYEQIRDRLVAEAKKIVVGDGLEAGVTMGPLITRQHRDKVLGYIEKGVAEGAKLLLDGRGYRDPKHPNGYFVGPTILDDVRPEMTVGREEIFGPVLCLMRARDFDDAVAIVRNHELGNATSIFTTSGKWAREYRYRVEPAMLGVNIGVAAPMAFFPFGGSKQSFFGDLKAHGRDSIEFYTDKKVTIQRWF encoded by the coding sequence ATGAGCACTCCACGCGAAGACACACTCGCCGCTCCCGAAGCGGCTGAAACCGAATCCGCGGTACGAATCCTCCACAATTTCGTGGGCGGAAAGTGGCAGAAGTCCGACGCCACCGAGTTCGGAGACGTGCGCAATCCGGTCAATGACGAGCTGCTCGCCCGGGTTCCGCTGGGCGCCGCGAGCGACGTGGATCGCGCGGTCCAGGCCGCGCTCAAGGCTTTTCCGCTGTGGCGGAAGACGCCGCCCGTCAACCGGGTGAAGCCGCTGTTCGCGCTCAAGGCGCTGATGGAGCGACGCTTCGACGACATCGCCAGCACGATCACGCTCGAGCACGGCAAGACGCTCGACGAGTCGCGCAGCAGCGTCCGCCGTGCCATCGACAACGTGGACCTCGCGATCGGCATCCCCGACCGCATGATGGGTACCTCGCTCGAAGACATCGCCGCCGGCATCGACTGCCACGTGGTGCGCCAGCCGCTCGGGGTGTTCGCCGCCATCACGCCGTTCAACTTCCCGGCCATGGTGCCGATGTGGTTCCTTCCGCACGCGGTGGCGTGCGGCAACACCTTCATCGTGAAGCCCAGCGAGCGCGTGCCGCTCTCGCAGATCATGCTGTTCGAGCTGATGCACGAAGCGGGCTTCCCCGAGGGCGTGGTCAACCTGGTGCACGGCGGCAGGACCACCGTGGACGCGATTCTCGACCATCCGGGCATCGCCGGGGTTTCGTTTGTGGGCTCGACGCCGGTCGCTCACTACATCTACAAACGCGCCGCCGACAAGGGAAAGCGGGTGCAGGCACTGGGCGGCGCCAAGAACTTCGTGGTGGTGATGCCCGACGCGGAGATGGATCGGACCGCGCAGGTCTCGACCGAATCGTGCTTCGGCTGCGCAGGCGAGCGCTGCCTGGCCAACAGCGTGGTGCTGGCGGTGGGGGACGCCTACGAGCAGATCCGCGACCGGCTGGTCGCCGAGGCGAAGAAGATCGTGGTTGGCGACGGGCTCGAGGCCGGCGTCACCATGGGACCTCTGATCACCAGGCAGCATCGTGACAAGGTGCTCGGCTACATCGAGAAGGGCGTCGCCGAAGGCGCGAAACTGCTGCTGGATGGCCGCGGCTACCGGGATCCGAAGCATCCCAACGGTTACTTCGTGGGGCCGACGATCCTCGACGACGTGAGGCCGGAAATGACCGTCGGCCGCGAGGAGATCTTCGGACCGGTGCTGTGCCTGATGCGCGCCCGGGACTTCGACGACGCGGTGGCGATCGTGCGCAACCACGAGCTGGGCAACGCCACCAGCATCTTCACCACCAGCGGCAAATGGGCGCGGGAATATCGCTACCGCGTGGAGCCCGCGATGCTCGGCGTCAACATCGGCGTCGCGGCGCCGATGGCGTTCTTCCCATTCGGCGGCTCGAAGCAGAGCTTCTTCGGCGACCTCAAGGCGCATGGCCGCGACTCGATCGAGTTCTATACCGACAAGAAGGTGACCATCCAGCGATGGTTCTAG